The Flavobacterium sp. HJ-32-4 genome contains a region encoding:
- a CDS encoding T9SS type B sorting domain-containing protein: MNKFYVFVALFLSFAGFSQGIQVDTSLTPTQLVNSVLINSPCVSGTSVTASTGTNFGSTNGIGKFVNYNPNFPFASGVVLSTGDVTQAPSPNTTIQSAGSTSWGGDAELESILLSQSGVTFSSINASYLQFQFQPTASSFDFNFIFASEEYGASQCNFSDAFAFILENVGTGVKQNLAVIAGNTPISVATIRDNAYNAGCPSANPSFFGAYNGPNFGPAINFNGQTVQMTASATGLTIGATYRIKIVIADGRGSADDNLNVGYDSAIFIEGSSFNIGQNVLGPDLVTSNNTAVCLNSTYPILQPTSPIQNVISYQWLQNGAPILGQTSAQLDLNTLTTPLQAGINSFALQYTQSGCSVIQDDIKVEVLPAVNAIATVPDRYLCTAPYTFDLTTTSTLILNNNTPGNTSDDLPASTQITYYNTQGEAVGETGAIGTSITITQAQSPKTIWVRIEASTGCYAIRSFTLHAVNPPNALPTPLMAPITVCARNATDTPPRAVFSVTPIIAAALGSQNPAEYVVTLHTSAIGANNATTNTQSTIQWNPAFEITRPGGTIWVRVQAGNNPDCRVVSTVQLIVTPLPQVDVLPDVVVCTGDGTGFILPVPSDPAIEYHTLNNGGGSILAPGFNVVPNPETTIYLYNPGNGTCNPGQDSFKVTKADYSSLPSTVTECQNNNYSLPPLPYGGYFTSPGGVNPLASTTLTTPGTNTYYAFWSNPNDPTDCTVEKAITVTIQPFTNIPEQDDIFSCNNYTLQNAPAGMSYYTGPNGTGTLIVTPKVYTPGTYQIYLHKQTGTAPNICQDDEPITIYVGVTNLTPPADVSVCNSYTLPDLTVGEYRDQANGLGNIVADGTVITSTTTLYYWVPGQTCTGNLDFTITVQQTPLPVLNNVVSCNLYELPAVAHPGNYYTGPIGTGTMLPVGYPVTSTQTIYFFDGNASCYVQDDFLVTIDNEPLLDVIPQPAPICNATYTVPNLVNGEFYYAPGGPSSSNVAITPGTVISTPGITTLYAFNPSASGGCPPVSYSIDIDITSTTVTLPGGLNDGDTVMACDDTGYVLPALTGGAKYYAAPVNPQNSAASTPIAVGTAIMTSVPIYVYAENNNRIPCSDQKMFNVAIYPKPSVPTQTTINACESYTLPSYTAPVTGYYEQPGGPLTAGNIAHVPGETLTSSILLYSYAASPSSNPALCPDEEPWQINITPAPTYTTPAGVTLSGTTFTVDACDSYTLPAPTAFSPIATGYVTANDGTDPAYGSATVTALGTTTLYIRTQSTDAAACVRYKPFTINLFAKPVVPTQTTVNACENYTLPAYTAPITGYYEQPGGPVTAGNVAHVPGEVLTSSILLYSYAASPSSNPSLCPDEEPWQINITPAPTYTTPTGVTLTGTTYSVEACDSYTLPTVTDFSPIATGYVTTNDGTDTPAPATITAPGATVYVRTQSPDAAACVNYRAFNVGVYNTPVVAPIVGTPFAACSDTGFTFPALVAPATAYYEQPGGPNTPGNVSHAAGSTITAPATYTFYAYAAAGPASNPNQCYDEEAFTVTISQTPALTDYQPVFSCDSWDPTAFIAALPANAGLYADLAHTTPVSSPVLASTTLYVYAENPANANCNDIDDFTVTITPTPVYNAADIATVNACNSYTLPALLTPNAQYYDAINGAVIAAGTIYTAPTTTLYVHAVNGTAPNTCVGTWEPKVINVFNVEEPASLQNCGNYTLPALTTPGALYYTGPNGTGTSYAGGAVIASTTTLYVYAMNGAGTCSDQSPAFTVTINAPAVANSVPANLTTVCDTDGDENYDFNLDSLTATVLGSQSATDYEVTYYDNAQNAALRTDAIATDNGPNGDTAARDYPENIYAVVTNIATPSCYSTPTLIQLLPIAQPTGAKLVIEDPICVDSETGDVTPGYVVSGYSSQYYTFDWQDASGATVSTSPNFTTTTPGDYTLYITTTVNGLTACDSGAIPFTLIQSGKPQDVQIDVTTGYFSDNQTVVVNVTPIPGTVGEFLYSIDGSDPVPSVPANATTFTFTGVTEGWHEITVIDPNGCGSAAFPIAVQTVYNPKYFTPNGDGINDTYRIPGLAGQTASITIYDRYGKLLQTMTTDGPGWDGTVNGSPLPADDYWFIVSYVENGVPREYRSHFSLVR; this comes from the coding sequence TGATGTGACACAGGCGCCGAGCCCCAACACCACCATCCAAAGTGCCGGATCAACCTCCTGGGGCGGCGATGCCGAACTTGAGTCTATCCTATTATCGCAATCGGGTGTGACCTTTAGTTCGATTAATGCGTCGTATCTTCAATTTCAGTTCCAGCCGACAGCCAGTTCCTTTGACTTCAACTTTATCTTCGCTTCTGAAGAATATGGGGCATCGCAATGTAATTTCTCGGATGCGTTTGCCTTTATCCTTGAAAATGTAGGCACTGGGGTGAAGCAAAACCTGGCGGTTATCGCGGGCAATACACCTATTTCCGTAGCTACGATCCGTGACAATGCCTATAATGCCGGCTGTCCATCGGCGAACCCAAGCTTTTTCGGTGCCTATAACGGACCGAACTTCGGACCTGCTATCAACTTCAACGGTCAAACCGTACAGATGACGGCCTCCGCTACTGGCCTGACCATTGGTGCTACCTATCGTATCAAGATCGTCATCGCCGACGGTCGTGGCAGTGCCGATGACAACCTTAACGTAGGATACGACTCGGCCATCTTCATCGAAGGATCCAGTTTCAACATTGGCCAGAACGTATTGGGCCCCGACCTCGTGACGTCGAACAACACGGCGGTGTGTTTGAACAGCACCTACCCTATCTTGCAGCCGACATCGCCTATCCAGAATGTTATTTCGTACCAATGGCTCCAGAACGGCGCCCCGATTTTGGGACAAACATCCGCACAACTTGACCTGAATACGCTTACGACACCCCTTCAGGCGGGTATCAATTCGTTTGCCCTACAATACACCCAATCGGGCTGTAGTGTCATTCAGGACGATATAAAAGTAGAGGTGTTGCCGGCCGTGAACGCGATCGCCACGGTGCCGGATCGTTACTTGTGTACGGCTCCTTATACCTTTGATCTTACCACAACGTCTACCCTCATCCTAAACAATAATACGCCCGGTAATACATCCGATGACCTTCCGGCGTCTACACAGATTACCTACTACAACACACAGGGGGAAGCTGTAGGCGAAACAGGAGCGATTGGAACAAGCATCACCATCACCCAGGCCCAGAGCCCGAAAACGATTTGGGTTCGTATCGAAGCGAGCACCGGATGTTACGCGATCCGCAGTTTCACCCTTCATGCGGTGAACCCGCCTAACGCTCTGCCGACTCCGTTGATGGCACCTATCACGGTGTGTGCGCGAAACGCTACGGATACGCCTCCAAGAGCGGTGTTTTCCGTAACGCCTATCATCGCTGCGGCTTTGGGTTCACAAAACCCGGCGGAGTATGTGGTGACCCTGCATACATCGGCGATTGGAGCGAATAACGCCACTACCAACACGCAGAGTACCATACAGTGGAACCCCGCATTTGAAATCACACGCCCTGGGGGCACGATCTGGGTACGCGTACAGGCCGGAAATAATCCGGATTGTCGTGTCGTGTCGACGGTCCAGTTGATCGTGACGCCACTACCACAGGTCGATGTCCTTCCGGATGTCGTGGTATGTACGGGCGACGGCACAGGCTTTATCTTACCTGTCCCTTCCGATCCTGCTATCGAATACCACACGCTTAACAACGGAGGTGGATCGATCCTGGCGCCAGGCTTTAATGTGGTGCCGAACCCTGAGACTACTATTTACCTCTACAATCCTGGAAACGGCACCTGTAACCCAGGACAGGACTCCTTCAAGGTGACAAAAGCGGATTACTCTTCGCTTCCTTCCACGGTGACCGAGTGTCAGAATAACAATTACAGCCTGCCGCCTCTTCCTTACGGTGGCTACTTCACATCGCCGGGTGGTGTGAACCCGCTGGCATCTACAACACTTACTACACCGGGTACGAACACGTATTACGCGTTCTGGTCGAATCCAAATGATCCGACCGACTGTACGGTCGAAAAGGCGATAACCGTCACGATACAGCCGTTTACCAATATTCCGGAACAAGACGACATCTTTAGCTGTAACAACTACACGCTTCAGAATGCCCCGGCCGGTATGTCTTATTACACAGGCCCGAACGGAACTGGCACATTGATCGTAACACCTAAAGTATACACCCCTGGTACGTACCAGATTTACCTACACAAACAAACGGGCACCGCTCCGAATATTTGCCAGGACGACGAACCGATTACGATTTACGTGGGTGTTACCAACCTTACGCCGCCTGCTGATGTAAGCGTCTGTAACAGCTACACCCTTCCTGACCTGACCGTGGGTGAATACCGCGATCAGGCAAACGGACTGGGTAATATCGTTGCAGATGGTACTGTTATCACGTCTACGACTACCCTGTATTATTGGGTACCGGGTCAGACCTGTACCGGTAACCTCGATTTTACCATAACCGTACAGCAGACGCCGCTTCCGGTGCTCAACAACGTAGTATCATGTAACCTATACGAGCTGCCGGCCGTCGCGCACCCAGGTAACTACTATACCGGTCCAATTGGTACAGGTACTATGCTGCCTGTGGGCTACCCGGTAACCTCCACCCAGACCATTTATTTCTTCGACGGAAACGCCTCATGTTATGTGCAGGACGACTTCCTCGTTACCATTGATAACGAGCCACTGTTGGACGTAATCCCGCAACCTGCGCCGATCTGTAACGCAACATACACCGTTCCAAATCTGGTAAACGGAGAGTTTTACTACGCTCCGGGCGGACCTTCTTCATCCAACGTTGCCATTACTCCGGGAACCGTTATCAGCACGCCGGGTATTACTACTCTGTATGCCTTCAACCCAAGTGCATCGGGCGGATGTCCGCCGGTATCCTATAGCATTGACATCGACATTACGTCTACAACGGTAACATTGCCGGGCGGACTTAACGATGGTGATACCGTGATGGCATGTGACGACACAGGTTATGTACTACCGGCGTTGACTGGAGGTGCAAAGTATTACGCAGCGCCAGTAAACCCGCAGAACTCGGCCGCAAGTACACCGATAGCAGTTGGTACGGCTATCATGACCTCGGTCCCGATCTACGTGTACGCCGAGAACAACAACCGGATTCCGTGTTCCGACCAGAAAATGTTCAACGTAGCGATTTATCCGAAGCCTTCTGTGCCAACCCAAACCACAATAAATGCGTGCGAAAGCTATACGCTCCCTTCCTATACCGCACCGGTAACCGGCTACTACGAGCAACCGGGAGGTCCGTTGACAGCCGGCAACATCGCACACGTGCCAGGTGAAACACTCACAAGTTCCATTCTATTGTACTCATATGCCGCTAGCCCGTCTTCGAACCCGGCACTTTGTCCGGACGAAGAGCCATGGCAGATCAACATTACGCCAGCGCCAACCTATACGACACCTGCCGGTGTCACGTTGAGCGGCACGACTTTTACGGTAGATGCCTGCGACTCGTATACATTGCCAGCTCCAACGGCCTTCTCGCCCATCGCCACCGGTTACGTTACCGCCAACGATGGAACGGATCCTGCGTACGGTAGCGCGACAGTTACAGCTCTGGGCACCACAACACTGTACATCCGCACGCAATCAACAGATGCTGCGGCATGTGTCAGATACAAACCGTTTACCATTAACTTGTTTGCAAAACCAGTTGTACCGACGCAGACAACGGTAAATGCGTGCGAGAACTACACGCTTCCCGCATACACAGCGCCTATAACGGGCTACTATGAGCAGCCAGGTGGTCCGGTTACGGCGGGTAACGTTGCACACGTACCGGGAGAAGTTCTGACAAGTTCCATCCTATTGTATTCGTATGCGGCAAGCCCGTCTTCGAATCCATCTTTGTGTCCGGATGAAGAGCCATGGCAAATCAACATTACGCCTGCACCAACCTATACGACGCCGACGGGTGTGACCTTAACCGGAACAACGTATAGTGTAGAAGCCTGCGACTCTTACACATTGCCAACGGTAACGGATTTCTCTCCGATCGCAACTGGGTATGTAACCACAAACGACGGAACCGACACCCCGGCACCGGCCACTATTACGGCTCCCGGAGCTACCGTTTATGTTCGTACGCAATCGCCGGACGCTGCTGCCTGCGTCAACTATCGCGCCTTCAATGTCGGTGTATACAACACGCCGGTGGTAGCGCCAATCGTAGGCACGCCTTTCGCCGCATGTAGCGATACGGGCTTTACCTTCCCTGCTCTCGTTGCTCCGGCCACCGCATATTACGAGCAGCCAGGTGGACCTAACACACCCGGTAACGTCTCGCACGCCGCAGGTTCGACCATCACGGCACCTGCCACGTATACGTTCTACGCCTACGCAGCGGCAGGACCGGCGTCTAACCCGAACCAGTGTTATGACGAAGAGGCCTTCACCGTAACGATTTCGCAAACACCAGCGCTTACCGACTACCAACCGGTATTCAGCTGTGACTCGTGGGATCCGACGGCCTTTATCGCAGCGCTTCCGGCTAACGCAGGCCTTTATGCGGACCTGGCGCACACGACGCCGGTGTCGTCACCTGTTCTCGCTTCAACGACGCTTTATGTATACGCGGAGAATCCGGCCAACGCCAACTGTAACGACATTGACGACTTTACAGTGACCATTACGCCAACTCCTGTATACAACGCCGCGGATATAGCTACAGTAAACGCTTGTAACAGCTACACCCTTCCTGCCTTGCTGACGCCGAACGCACAATACTATGATGCGATCAATGGCGCCGTAATTGCGGCTGGTACTATATACACAGCACCGACTACGACCCTTTACGTCCATGCGGTAAACGGCACGGCACCGAATACGTGCGTCGGAACGTGGGAACCAAAAGTCATCAACGTATTCAATGTGGAAGAACCAGCAAGCTTGCAAAACTGCGGAAACTATACGCTCCCTGCCCTGACGACGCCAGGTGCCCTGTATTACACAGGTCCTAACGGCACTGGAACAAGCTATGCAGGTGGTGCTGTCATCGCATCTACGACCACGCTTTATGTGTATGCCATGAATGGCGCCGGAACATGTTCCGATCAAAGCCCTGCGTTCACCGTTACGATCAACGCTCCGGCTGTAGCGAATTCAGTACCGGCCAACCTTACCACTGTTTGCGACACCGATGGAGACGAAAACTATGATTTCAATCTCGATAGCCTGACGGCAACGGTTCTGGGCTCACAGAGTGCCACCGATTATGAAGTGACCTATTATGACAATGCACAAAACGCGGCACTTCGTACTGACGCTATCGCGACGGATAATGGTCCGAATGGTGATACCGCAGCAAGAGATTATCCGGAAAACATTTATGCCGTCGTAACCAACATTGCAACGCCATCATGTTATTCTACACCGACCCTGATTCAATTGCTTCCAATAGCCCAACCAACAGGTGCTAAACTCGTAATCGAAGATCCGATCTGTGTCGACAGCGAAACCGGAGACGTGACGCCAGGATATGTAGTGAGCGGCTATTCATCACAATACTATACCTTCGACTGGCAAGATGCGTCAGGCGCAACGGTTAGCACATCACCGAACTTCACAACAACCACTCCGGGTGATTATACGTTGTACATCACAACGACTGTGAATGGCCTGACAGCCTGCGACTCGGGTGCGATTCCGTTTACACTGATCCAATCTGGTAAGCCTCAGGATGTACAGATCGACGTGACCACCGGTTACTTCAGCGACAACCAAACGGTGGTCGTAAACGTAACGCCAATTCCTGGTACTGTCGGTGAATTCCTCTACTCAATTGACGGTTCTGACCCAGTCCCAAGCGTTCCAGCCAACGCCACGACCTTCACCTTCACTGGTGTAACAGAAGGATGGCACGAAATCACTGTGATCGACCCGAATGGTTGTGGTAGCGCTGCCTTCCCTATTGCAGTGCAGACGGTATACAATCCGAAATACTTTACACCTAACGGAGACGGCATCAACGATACCTACCGTATTCCAGGACTTGCGGGCCAGACAGCCAGCATCACCATCTACGATCGTTATGGCAAACTATTGCAAACCATGACTACCGACGGACCGGGATGGGACGGCACCGTCAACGGAAGCCCGCTGCCGGCAGATGACTACTGGTTTATTGTAAGCTATGTCGAAAATGGCGTACCGCGCGAATACAGATCGCACTTCTCGCTCGTACGTTAA
- a CDS encoding TonB-dependent receptor domain-containing protein translates to MKHCLLLWVLAFALPLSAQKTSSVTGTVTDKTKQPLSYVTISLKLDGKIVTGGITDDNGKFEIPNLEPKAYTVDIQFMGFKTQTQTADLTTQRTVNFTIVLEEDAVVLNDVTVVAERSTIEQKLDRKVINVGRDLTTAGATASEIMGNIPSVNVDQDGKISLRGNENVRILVDGRPTNIDAATLLKQIPSTSIKKIELITNPSAKYNPEGMSGIINIVLHKNANDGFNASLNTGVTVAVTPKINNSLDMNFRTGKVNFFATYGNNFGNQFNDGEVIREDQDNSQEFDIVNKNKSHLLKGGMDFYIDDRNTVSAYTTQNFARGIGYIDSFYGFPNTAENYSSYDIYDSQNDNQIYNTAYKHLFKKEGETLDVELNFNESKELQDITFSPTAASPIAPYNDFKREVRVGKTANVDYVNPLSEKSTLEVGAEARLMRSSNIFRTTGVLIPNAVTSYDFDIYSAYATYGQRFDKFSYQIGARFESYKVKAIYNGNTDFKDDYITVYPSAYLTYTPSEKNSWQMSYSRRVDRPSLEQTTRLPEFSTSRIISVGNPSLDPQFTNSLEVNYTRMLEKGSLTAGVFFRLINDEISRILYPNPSDEENRLIMTFDNFRDNTAFGFELSTNYKLTKWWDVQPAIDFSSIRQRGVVSIRNLTTADFDPTEVTITANAFNARINSNFKATKQLSFLLFGFYRGGVNGVQNDSREMYKVDSGMRYSFLSDKASLSLRFNDMFNTMRYAFDAEHPYPSHGAFYWESRSLFISFNYRFGAGKNRALQRRQRDDNTKQGGGGFF, encoded by the coding sequence ATGAAACATTGCTTACTGTTGTGGGTACTCGCCTTTGCCCTCCCGCTATCCGCCCAAAAAACCAGTAGTGTCACCGGAACCGTGACCGACAAAACAAAACAGCCCCTTTCCTATGTGACCATCTCCCTGAAACTCGACGGAAAAATCGTCACCGGTGGTATCACTGACGACAATGGTAAGTTCGAAATCCCCAACCTTGAGCCCAAAGCGTACACCGTAGACATCCAGTTCATGGGGTTTAAGACACAGACGCAAACCGCCGATCTTACCACACAGAGAACGGTTAACTTCACTATCGTCCTTGAAGAAGACGCGGTGGTGCTCAACGATGTTACCGTCGTAGCCGAACGTTCCACCATCGAACAAAAACTCGACCGCAAAGTCATCAATGTCGGTCGCGACCTCACTACCGCCGGTGCCACCGCTTCCGAGATCATGGGCAACATCCCGTCAGTCAATGTCGACCAGGATGGCAAAATATCCCTCCGCGGCAACGAAAACGTCCGTATCCTGGTAGATGGCCGTCCTACTAACATAGACGCCGCCACCCTGCTCAAACAGATTCCCTCTACTTCTATCAAGAAGATCGAACTCATTACCAACCCGAGCGCCAAATACAATCCGGAAGGCATGTCGGGTATCATCAACATCGTCCTTCACAAAAACGCAAACGACGGCTTCAACGCCAGCCTGAATACCGGCGTGACCGTAGCCGTGACGCCGAAGATCAACAACTCCCTCGACATGAATTTCCGCACCGGAAAGGTCAACTTCTTCGCTACCTACGGCAACAACTTCGGCAACCAGTTCAACGATGGCGAGGTCATCCGCGAAGACCAGGATAATAGCCAGGAGTTTGACATCGTCAACAAAAACAAAAGCCACCTGCTGAAAGGCGGTATGGATTTCTACATCGACGACCGCAATACCGTCTCCGCTTATACCACGCAGAACTTCGCGCGCGGCATCGGCTATATTGACAGCTTCTACGGTTTCCCGAATACGGCTGAAAATTATAGCAGCTATGATATCTACGACAGCCAGAACGACAACCAGATTTACAATACCGCCTACAAGCACCTGTTCAAGAAAGAAGGCGAAACCCTCGATGTCGAACTGAACTTCAACGAGTCAAAAGAGTTGCAGGATATCACCTTCAGCCCAACCGCAGCCAGCCCCATTGCGCCTTATAACGACTTCAAACGCGAAGTACGTGTCGGGAAAACGGCCAACGTCGACTATGTAAACCCACTAAGCGAGAAGTCGACGCTCGAAGTCGGCGCTGAAGCCCGCCTCATGCGTTCGTCTAACATCTTCCGCACTACTGGTGTCCTGATTCCGAACGCGGTTACTTCTTACGACTTCGATATCTATTCCGCCTATGCCACCTACGGCCAGCGGTTCGACAAGTTCAGCTACCAGATCGGGGCACGCTTCGAAAGCTACAAAGTGAAGGCCATCTACAACGGTAACACCGATTTCAAAGACGACTACATCACCGTTTACCCGTCCGCCTACCTCACCTATACGCCAAGCGAGAAAAACAGTTGGCAGATGAGCTACAGCCGACGTGTCGACCGTCCGAGCCTCGAACAGACCACGCGCCTGCCCGAGTTCAGTACGTCCCGTATCATCTCCGTCGGTAACCCAAGCCTCGACCCGCAGTTTACCAACTCGCTCGAAGTCAACTACACCCGCATGCTCGAAAAAGGATCACTAACCGCCGGTGTCTTTTTCCGCCTTATCAACGACGAGATCAGCCGGATCCTCTATCCTAATCCGTCCGACGAGGAAAACCGCCTCATCATGACATTCGACAACTTCCGCGACAACACCGCCTTCGGCTTCGAACTGTCTACCAACTACAAGCTCACCAAATGGTGGGATGTACAGCCGGCCATCGATTTCTCCAGCATCCGCCAGCGCGGAGTCGTGAGCATCCGCAACCTAACCACCGCAGACTTTGACCCAACCGAAGTCACTATCACGGCCAATGCCTTCAACGCGCGTATCAACAGTAACTTCAAAGCCACCAAACAACTCAGCTTCCTCTTGTTTGGCTTCTACCGCGGCGGCGTCAACGGCGTACAGAACGACAGCCGTGAAATGTATAAAGTCGACAGTGGCATGCGCTACAGCTTCCTCAGCGACAAAGCCAGCCTGAGCCTGCGCTTCAACGACATGTTCAACACCATGCGCTACGCCTTCGATGCCGAGCACCCCTACCCGTCACACGGCGCCTTCTACTGGGAAAGCCGCTCGCTCTTCATCAGCTTCAACTACCGTTTCGGCGCCGGAAAGAACCGCGCGCTGCAACGCCGCCAACGCGACGACAATACCAAACAGGGAGGCGGAGGCTTCTTCTAA
- a CDS encoding 3-oxoacyl-ACP synthase III family protein, with the protein MYHSRMAGLGFYVPDNVVTNEDLSKIMDTNDEWIRERTGIEQRRHIVRGQDSTTSMGVKAAKIAMERASVKADDIDFVVFATLSPDYYFPGPGVAVQKELGLRTVGALDVRNQCSGFVYALSVADQFIRTGMYCTVLVIGSEVHSVGLDMTTRGRGVSVIFGDGAGAAVLKREEDLSKGILSTHLHSEGAHAEELYLNAPGMGARWVTDIIADANPDDESYYPYMNGQFVFKNAVVRFAEVINEGLAANGLSVSDINMLIPHQANLRIAQFIQQKFQLGDDQVFNNIQRYGNTTAASIPIALTEAWEAGKIKDGDLVVLAAFGSGFTWASAIIRW; encoded by the coding sequence ATGTATCATTCCCGTATGGCCGGACTCGGCTTCTATGTTCCCGATAATGTAGTTACGAATGAAGATCTCTCGAAGATCATGGATACCAACGACGAGTGGATCCGTGAGCGAACGGGCATCGAACAGCGGCGCCACATTGTGCGCGGACAGGATTCGACGACTTCGATGGGTGTGAAAGCCGCGAAGATTGCGATGGAGCGTGCCAGTGTGAAGGCGGATGATATCGACTTTGTGGTATTCGCGACGTTGAGTCCGGATTACTATTTTCCGGGACCGGGTGTGGCAGTACAAAAAGAACTCGGACTCCGGACGGTTGGCGCGCTGGATGTGCGCAACCAGTGTTCGGGTTTTGTGTATGCTTTATCGGTGGCCGACCAGTTTATCCGGACGGGCATGTACTGCACAGTATTGGTGATCGGTTCGGAGGTGCATTCCGTCGGACTTGACATGACGACACGGGGCCGGGGCGTCTCGGTCATCTTCGGGGATGGAGCCGGTGCCGCGGTATTGAAGCGGGAGGAGGACCTGTCGAAAGGTATCCTGTCGACCCACCTGCATTCGGAAGGTGCACATGCAGAAGAATTATACCTTAATGCGCCCGGAATGGGGGCACGTTGGGTGACCGACATCATCGCGGATGCCAATCCGGATGACGAAAGTTATTACCCGTATATGAACGGCCAGTTCGTGTTTAAGAATGCGGTGGTGCGTTTTGCGGAAGTCATCAACGAAGGACTGGCGGCGAATGGCCTTTCCGTTTCGGATATCAACATGCTGATACCCCACCAGGCGAACCTGCGGATCGCGCAGTTCATCCAGCAGAAGTTCCAGTTGGGGGATGACCAGGTGTTCAACAACATCCAGCGGTATGGCAATACGACCGCGGCTTCGATTCCGATTGCGCTGACCGAGGCATGGGAAGCCGGAAAAATAAAAGACGGCGATCTCGTGGTGCTGGCGGCTTTCGGCAGTGGCTTTACGTGGGCGAGTGCGATTATTCGGTGGTAG
- a CDS encoding DUF2891 domain-containing protein, which translates to MTFVKTARTMRYLLLLAFSAACFAQPLSSTQAAHLATLPMKCLQQEYPNKTGQLLANSSEIAGPKDLHPAFYGCFDWHSSVHGHWSLVYLLAHFPQLEGRDVIIGKLQQNLSRENIAVEIAYLSRKHEKSFERTYGWAWLLKLQQELDTAPDSYAAPLAANLRPLTDTLVARYTEFLPKLLYPIRVGTHSNTAFGLSLAWDYAVHTQNKAFQDVLRTAALRLFGADKDAPFIWEPSGTDFLSPCLEEIGIMQRVLPEHEFLKWMKAFAPVLKKKDFKWEPGKVSDRTDGHLVHLDGLNFSRAWNLYRLAAQYPRAYGHLRSLADLHMAASLPSVVDGNYEGEHWLASFALHAFEEKGASY; encoded by the coding sequence ATGACCTTCGTAAAAACCGCCCGAACCATGCGCTATCTTCTCCTTCTGGCCTTCAGCGCCGCCTGCTTTGCACAACCCCTATCGTCTACACAGGCGGCCCACCTGGCAACGCTGCCGATGAAGTGCCTGCAACAGGAGTACCCCAACAAAACCGGGCAGTTGCTGGCCAACAGCAGTGAAATCGCCGGACCTAAAGACCTGCATCCGGCTTTTTACGGGTGCTTCGACTGGCATTCGTCGGTGCACGGACACTGGAGCCTGGTGTACCTCCTCGCCCATTTTCCCCAACTCGAAGGCCGCGATGTCATCATCGGCAAATTGCAACAGAACCTCAGCCGTGAGAATATTGCCGTCGAAATAGCCTATCTCTCCCGCAAACACGAAAAATCGTTCGAACGTACCTATGGCTGGGCGTGGTTGCTCAAGCTCCAGCAGGAACTTGATACCGCTCCCGATTCGTATGCCGCGCCACTGGCAGCCAACCTGCGCCCGTTGACCGATACATTGGTGGCCCGCTATACCGAATTCCTGCCCAAACTGCTGTATCCCATCCGCGTCGGCACCCACAGCAATACCGCTTTCGGGTTGTCATTGGCATGGGATTACGCCGTCCATACCCAAAATAAGGCATTTCAAGACGTATTACGAACAGCCGCACTTCGCCTTTTCGGAGCCGATAAAGATGCCCCTTTTATTTGGGAACCCAGCGGCACCGACTTCCTCTCGCCCTGCCTCGAAGAAATCGGTATAATGCAACGCGTATTGCCGGAGCACGAGTTCCTCAAATGGATGAAAGCCTTTGCCCCCGTCCTGAAAAAGAAAGACTTCAAATGGGAGCCCGGAAAGGTGTCAGACCGAACCGATGGCCATCTGGTGCATCTAGACGGACTCAACTTTTCCCGCGCGTGGAACCTCTACCGGTTGGCGGCACAATACCCGCGGGCATACGGGCATCTCAGGTCCCTGGCCGACCTCCACATGGCTGCTTCCCTGCCCTCAGTCGTAGACGGGAATTACGAGGGCGAGCACTGGCTGGCTTCGTTTGCACTGCATGCGTTTGAAGAAAAAGGCGCTTCGTATTAA